The following are encoded together in the Pedobacter steynii genome:
- a CDS encoding lantibiotic dehydratase, protein MKKIELHPTAVLRLPAFSYAENLKTNWDAFKDAIEHSSPGFFQLIKDLTFDQLQATDKKIQLTIQKYFNRASFRSTPYGKFADLTVVPLSINPDLPIIVEEQPIHHTFPDWVTRPKEKITLEDAVRAESLIFSNTSFYRLQNEIRYIQNSEDKFVLAAVDFNEIVFDILETCSLPRSYDQLKIILTKYDSELLDAYLSDMLGTDLLFTSKDANIIGEDFFSRIGDTQIGPTRQYIISEKKVITGSLDKRLFRHIPDLVQKLQGILPDNKVTNLEEFKTKFVQKFEQAEVPFLIALDPDAGIDYGNLSMAVEQPKFEKLILQFASEVEETGISKFRQFLYREILQNIKTGKEIRLENFSNESKQFQPLPNTFSAIINLADDTIFLQSMGGASATALLGRFALALPEVFKHCQELVSIEQEANPSVLFFDIGYTKEDNIDNINRRPSIYDQQLNILNFNTSACPLSMHDILISVRSGEVILQSKRYGKRLIPRVASAYNHRRSDLPVYRLLIDIQNQGVKTNLLFNPSQLIPGLPFYPRVKFRNIVVCPASWSLSIDIIKGIVDLDGKILAIKNHLKSFLSGQYFKIGRFDQTLFLNIKDLADIEILLSILEKDRKIFLEEAYLPGSPSVQNCKGQPFLTQIILSLSHNEEIYLPLTTRQVSFAAIEEKSWIAPGKDWLYFEIYCNPFRADFLLRTKIKSFLASNKPQIRNWFFIRYDENGSHIRLRLQLRNRSCGYQLMEMLTDILEPEIRAGVVADVKIKTYKREVHRYSTRLMSRVEKHFCCDSRFVINSNGAALTDMKKYRLCIEILESIRSKEVLTAEVFYNVITKITNALNQEHEISGSAFKELNQKYNVFLTEPFPRLNYKLLQKYHSLIKSFITLLADCDDFNRVILMADLIHMHVNRMFTSDQRKHEMVIYNLYQTMLKAKAARESNFLRA, encoded by the coding sequence ATGAAGAAAATAGAATTGCATCCTACTGCTGTGTTGAGGCTACCAGCCTTCTCTTATGCTGAAAACTTAAAAACAAATTGGGACGCTTTCAAAGACGCGATAGAACACTCATCACCAGGCTTCTTTCAATTAATTAAGGATCTTACTTTTGATCAGTTGCAAGCAACGGATAAAAAAATCCAACTAACGATACAGAAGTATTTTAACCGAGCCTCTTTTCGAAGTACTCCTTATGGTAAATTTGCGGACCTAACAGTGGTGCCGTTGTCGATTAATCCTGATCTACCTATTATAGTCGAAGAGCAGCCAATACATCACACTTTCCCCGATTGGGTCACCCGTCCGAAAGAAAAGATTACTCTTGAGGATGCAGTCAGAGCTGAATCATTGATTTTTAGTAATACAAGTTTTTACCGCTTACAAAATGAGATCAGGTATATACAAAATTCGGAAGACAAGTTTGTATTGGCAGCCGTTGACTTCAATGAAATCGTATTTGATATTCTTGAAACATGTAGTTTACCGAGATCGTATGATCAACTGAAGATAATTCTAACCAAGTATGATTCCGAACTGCTGGACGCGTACCTAAGCGATATGTTGGGAACTGATCTGCTTTTTACATCTAAAGATGCCAACATAATCGGCGAAGATTTTTTTTCTCGCATCGGGGACACGCAAATAGGCCCTACCCGGCAATACATAATCTCAGAAAAAAAAGTGATTACAGGCAGTCTTGATAAACGTCTATTCAGGCATATTCCTGATCTTGTACAAAAGTTGCAGGGAATTCTTCCAGATAATAAAGTCACTAACCTAGAGGAATTCAAGACAAAGTTTGTTCAGAAGTTCGAACAAGCCGAAGTGCCTTTTTTGATTGCTTTGGACCCAGATGCAGGTATCGACTATGGAAACCTGTCTATGGCTGTTGAACAACCTAAATTTGAAAAGCTGATCCTACAGTTTGCCTCGGAAGTTGAAGAAACCGGAATTAGTAAATTCAGGCAATTCTTGTACCGCGAAATATTACAGAACATAAAGACCGGTAAAGAAATAAGGCTCGAAAATTTTTCTAATGAAAGCAAGCAATTTCAACCATTACCCAATACATTCAGCGCAATTATTAATCTTGCGGACGATACTATCTTTCTTCAATCTATGGGTGGAGCCTCGGCTACAGCTCTACTCGGTAGATTTGCCCTTGCATTACCAGAGGTGTTTAAGCACTGTCAGGAATTGGTTAGCATTGAGCAAGAGGCAAATCCATCCGTTTTGTTTTTTGACATTGGTTACACTAAAGAAGACAATATAGACAACATTAACAGAAGGCCGTCGATTTATGATCAGCAACTAAATATTCTTAATTTCAACACATCAGCATGCCCTCTTTCCATGCACGATATCCTGATTAGTGTACGGAGCGGCGAGGTAATACTGCAATCCAAGCGTTATGGTAAGCGCCTTATTCCCCGGGTTGCTTCGGCCTATAACCATAGACGTTCCGATCTGCCTGTATACCGTTTGTTGATTGATATTCAAAATCAGGGAGTCAAGACCAATTTGTTATTTAACCCTTCACAACTCATTCCAGGGCTACCTTTCTATCCCAGAGTTAAGTTTCGTAATATTGTTGTTTGTCCTGCCTCCTGGTCCCTTTCTATTGACATAATAAAGGGAATTGTGGATCTCGATGGAAAAATCCTCGCTATAAAGAATCATCTTAAATCCTTTCTTAGTGGCCAGTACTTTAAGATTGGTAGATTTGATCAGACGCTGTTTTTAAACATTAAAGATCTAGCTGATATTGAAATACTCCTTTCCATTTTGGAAAAGGATCGTAAGATTTTTCTGGAAGAAGCATATTTGCCAGGTTCTCCGTCAGTACAGAACTGTAAAGGCCAACCGTTCCTTACTCAAATTATTTTATCTCTGAGTCATAACGAAGAAATTTACCTGCCGTTAACTACGCGACAAGTTTCATTCGCTGCTATAGAGGAAAAGAGTTGGATTGCACCAGGAAAGGATTGGCTATATTTTGAAATTTACTGTAACCCGTTTCGAGCGGATTTTTTGCTCCGGACAAAGATCAAGAGTTTTCTGGCTTCAAATAAACCACAGATAAGGAATTGGTTCTTTATTCGATATGATGAAAATGGAAGCCATATCCGTTTAAGATTGCAACTTCGCAACCGTTCCTGCGGGTACCAATTGATGGAAATGCTTACGGATATACTTGAACCGGAAATTAGGGCAGGTGTCGTCGCTGACGTTAAGATAAAAACTTACAAAAGAGAGGTTCATAGATATTCAACCCGTCTTATGAGTAGGGTCGAAAAACATTTTTGCTGCGATAGCCGATTCGTCATCAATTCCAACGGTGCAGCGTTAACCGATATGAAAAAGTATCGGCTATGTATTGAAATATTAGAATCCATAAGATCAAAGGAGGTTCTAACAGCAGAAGTTTTCTACAACGTCATCACTAAAATTACAAACGCTCTTAATCAAGAACATGAAATTTCCGGCAGTGCTTTCAAAGAGCTTAATCAGAAGTACAATGTTTTTTTAACAGAACCGTTTCCGAGGCTTAACTATAAGCTGTTACAAAAATATCATTCCTTAATTAAATCGTTTATAACATTACTGGCAGATTGTGACGATTTTAACCGGGTCATCTTGATGGCTGACCTTATACATATGCATGTCAATAGAATGTTTACCTCAGATCAAAGAAAACACGAGATGGTCATATACAATCTTTATCAGACAATGCTTAAGGCCAAAGCAGCACGCGAAAGCAACTTTCTAAGGGCTTAG
- a CDS encoding TlpA family protein disulfide reductase, with translation MKKSNKMIQGLILFFIIVIACKVKAQPTIKALSVGDTVPDLAFRNLINYKGKLSLGMLSDKLVIIDFWTTGCPSCVEAIPALEQLQQEFADRIQIIMVNPWEKKEAIIKRVNAMKILRPGIGLTTLPNAYGDTVWRNIFPHAGVPHHIWIYKNKVIASTFSRNATREHIAKILAGEKVNLSLKVDLQLSGYDVKKSSLVHKGHPTLKPMFYSVFFKGIHGIGRGASTQIDTMDGVFIRRFYNQPILDLYKIAFGVSPYEKNRIRIDVADSVSMEWPRNNNDVDSWFDENCFSYEIALPVGLKERLTKHMQTDLNRYFSEIKRIEGFMQKNEYPCWILQKGSGNLNQQLDKESKVEELDSNTVNYQNQPFSVVYYALRSRIENSQHKIMLVDETGLNVTTKLSVIIPQGTMDFGKLKYYLNKAGLTIKKGKRKVDVLTIRTIKHANKKAAF, from the coding sequence ATGAAGAAGAGTAATAAAATGATACAAGGGCTTATACTATTTTTTATAATTGTAATAGCTTGCAAAGTAAAGGCGCAGCCCACAATCAAGGCATTAAGTGTAGGGGACACTGTTCCTGACCTAGCTTTTCGGAATTTAATTAATTATAAAGGAAAGCTCTCTCTTGGAATGCTTTCTGATAAACTTGTGATCATAGATTTCTGGACTACAGGTTGTCCCAGTTGCGTAGAAGCAATACCTGCATTGGAACAATTACAGCAGGAATTTGCAGATAGGATACAAATAATAATGGTAAATCCTTGGGAAAAGAAAGAGGCCATAATAAAAAGGGTAAACGCCATGAAAATACTTAGGCCTGGCATTGGTTTGACAACCTTACCTAACGCTTACGGAGATACTGTATGGAGAAATATATTCCCGCATGCTGGTGTTCCCCACCATATCTGGATCTATAAAAATAAAGTAATAGCTAGCACCTTTAGTCGTAATGCAACAAGGGAACATATAGCAAAGATCCTGGCAGGTGAAAAGGTAAATCTATCCTTAAAAGTTGACTTACAGCTTTCGGGCTATGATGTAAAAAAAAGCAGCCTGGTTCATAAAGGTCATCCCACACTTAAACCAATGTTCTATTCTGTTTTTTTTAAGGGCATTCATGGCATTGGACGCGGTGCCAGCACCCAGATTGATACAATGGACGGTGTGTTCATTAGAAGGTTCTATAACCAACCAATTCTTGATTTGTATAAGATAGCATTTGGAGTTTCCCCTTACGAAAAAAACAGGATAAGAATCGACGTTGCAGACAGCGTTTCAATGGAATGGCCCAGAAATAATAATGACGTCGATAGCTGGTTCGATGAAAATTGTTTCTCATACGAGATTGCCCTGCCAGTAGGGTTAAAGGAACGGTTAACGAAACACATGCAAACCGACTTAAACCGCTATTTTTCCGAAATAAAAAGAATTGAGGGTTTTATGCAAAAGAATGAATATCCCTGCTGGATATTACAAAAAGGTTCGGGTAATTTAAATCAACAACTTGACAAGGAAAGCAAGGTTGAGGAGTTAGATTCAAATACCGTGAATTATCAGAATCAGCCATTTTCCGTCGTTTACTATGCACTACGTTCAAGAATAGAAAATTCCCAGCATAAAATAATGTTAGTAGATGAAACAGGTCTTAACGTTACAACCAAACTATCGGTTATAATTCCGCAGGGCACAATGGATTTCGGCAAGCTAAAATATTACCTTAATAAGGCTGGACTCACGATTAAAAAAGGGAAAAGAAAAGTGGATGTATTGACTATCCGCACTATAAAGCATGCGAATAAAAAAGCGGCATTCTAA
- a CDS encoding SusC/RagA family TonB-linked outer membrane protein, translating into MKFFSAYGNYHSKEKLRVLSWYSGLHPAIKRKVIMRINFVAFLLFMSILSVHAATYAQSVTLSARNKPLLEVLTEINKQTGYELIYNTRHFRGTSNVTLNIKNRSLKEALDKCFEGQPLQYEIIDKTIVVKPNTEEAGGKVRTSMKKITVTGRVLDESGKALFGVNVMVKGTDIRTSTKEQGHFSIEVPGIGSVLQFSCVGYQYLEHTINDESILSVKLNQEPAQLKEVSIVNTGYQSIPKERVTGSFVFIDSTILNRSVSTNFQERLNGMVPGLQYTDVSFQTISPYNPLSRNAGLLIRGQSSLSSGVSKAPLIVIDNFPYEGELSNINPNDIESITVMKDAAAASIWGARAGNGVIVITTKQGKHNSPLTIELNSNLSIRDKPDLNYDRNFLNSRDYIGIEEELFRNGYFDADLADNFAYTPVSPVVELLSQLRNNNIDATEYNAQVSALKPNDVRKQYERYMYRKGVNQQYSIGLRGGGEKIKYALSTGYDNNAESLQRNNFSRITINSINTYQITPKLQLTAGIINTISKTDLNNEFSYSGGYAMGGQYGRIYPYARFANEQGEPLAIIKDYRPYYLQEMIGKGFKDWTFKPLTELDLSDRSTRINDLTLRAGVNYKITSFLKAEILFQNQHQRVKTTNYNSPETYYARNLINRFSVLNDNGTINYHFPNNGGVMEIAQYDWNANNLRGQLSFDKNIKESHQLSAILGWELRQLRTQGYGSNYYGYRKEVGTINNGLDFATFFPVNPFGTSRIPSPGGTVYGITNRYISYFSNIGYTYKNLYSVTASARRDGANIFGVNTNQKITPLWSAGFGWNLSNEKFYHSDLFPYLKLRATYGYNGNVYFGTAYVTGVSLISTVTGLPRITNLTAPNPDLRWEKVRNVNFGLDFNLKDQILSGSLEYYIKNGQDLIQPIELAPSTGFTSFSGNAAETKTIGVDLQLTSRNLNRLLKWNTTLILSTIKNKILTYDVPLSTSSISSAVIGVTGKPINSIYSYRWGGLDPENGDPLGYIDGQISKDYAGIINKFQPENLIYNGSETPTVFGNLRNDFAFKDFQLSFSIGYKFGYFFRRSSTFLNYSDILRYGGNSDFGNRWQKAGDEQTSSVPSVLMAEDVNRNTFYQYSDVLVEKGDHIRFQDIRLSYNFIKSGWLPLRSLQFFSYLTNIGIIWRSNDKGLDPDVYGGYYTNQLPIPFSISFGLKATL; encoded by the coding sequence ATGAAATTTTTTTCAGCCTATGGTAATTACCATAGCAAAGAAAAGCTACGCGTGCTTTCCTGGTATTCAGGATTACACCCGGCAATAAAAAGAAAGGTCATCATGCGGATAAACTTCGTTGCATTTCTTTTATTCATGAGCATCCTTAGTGTTCATGCCGCGACATACGCGCAGAGTGTAACCCTGTCCGCGCGAAACAAACCTCTGTTGGAAGTACTTACAGAAATTAATAAACAGACGGGGTATGAGTTAATTTACAATACCAGGCATTTCAGGGGAACCAGTAATGTTACGCTTAACATTAAGAACCGTAGTTTAAAAGAAGCGCTTGATAAATGCTTTGAAGGCCAGCCGCTACAGTATGAGATAATCGACAAAACCATTGTTGTTAAACCCAACACGGAAGAGGCAGGTGGTAAAGTCAGAACCAGTATGAAGAAGATTACGGTTACCGGGCGAGTTTTAGATGAATCAGGAAAAGCATTGTTCGGTGTTAATGTAATGGTGAAAGGAACAGACATCCGGACATCGACAAAGGAACAAGGCCACTTTTCAATTGAAGTTCCAGGCATCGGTTCAGTTCTCCAGTTTTCTTGTGTGGGTTATCAATACCTTGAACATACTATAAATGATGAATCAATTCTTTCCGTAAAACTTAATCAGGAACCTGCGCAATTAAAAGAAGTCAGCATTGTAAACACAGGCTACCAGAGCATTCCCAAAGAACGAGTAACTGGATCATTTGTATTTATTGACAGTACAATCCTAAACCGTTCAGTATCTACAAATTTTCAAGAAAGGTTAAATGGAATGGTGCCCGGATTACAGTATACGGACGTATCGTTTCAAACGATTTCACCATACAACCCATTAAGCAGAAATGCGGGGTTACTGATTAGAGGGCAATCTTCCTTATCCTCAGGCGTGAGCAAAGCTCCACTCATCGTAATCGACAACTTCCCATATGAAGGAGAGCTGTCTAATATAAACCCCAACGACATTGAGAGTATTACTGTTATGAAAGATGCTGCTGCAGCGTCAATTTGGGGGGCAAGGGCAGGCAATGGCGTTATAGTGATTACAACGAAACAGGGAAAACACAATAGTCCATTAACCATTGAACTTAATAGTAATTTAAGCATCAGAGATAAACCTGATCTTAATTACGACCGGAATTTTTTGAACAGTAGGGATTATATCGGTATCGAGGAAGAACTTTTTAGAAACGGGTATTTTGATGCAGACCTTGCCGATAACTTCGCTTATACACCAGTTTCCCCGGTTGTAGAATTGTTATCCCAGTTGAGAAATAATAATATTGATGCTACGGAGTATAATGCACAGGTTTCAGCTTTAAAACCAAACGATGTCAGAAAGCAATATGAACGATATATGTATCGCAAAGGTGTAAACCAACAATACTCTATTGGGCTACGTGGAGGTGGTGAAAAAATAAAATATGCACTTTCCACTGGCTATGACAACAACGCAGAAAGTCTGCAAAGAAATAACTTTTCAAGAATTACGATCAATTCGATAAATACTTATCAGATAACACCAAAGCTCCAGCTAACAGCGGGCATTATTAATACTATCAGTAAAACAGATCTGAATAATGAATTTTCATACAGTGGAGGTTATGCTATGGGGGGACAATATGGGAGGATCTATCCTTATGCTCGGTTTGCGAATGAACAAGGCGAACCACTTGCAATCATAAAAGATTACAGGCCTTACTATCTGCAAGAAATGATAGGCAAAGGTTTTAAGGACTGGACTTTTAAACCACTGACGGAGCTTGACCTTAGTGACAGAAGTACGCGAATCAACGATCTAACTTTAAGGGCTGGTGTTAATTATAAAATTACATCATTCCTGAAAGCTGAAATACTATTTCAAAATCAGCATCAAAGAGTCAAAACGACAAATTATAATAGCCCTGAGACCTATTATGCCAGAAATTTGATTAACAGGTTTTCTGTATTGAACGATAACGGCACTATAAATTATCACTTCCCCAATAATGGCGGGGTCATGGAAATAGCACAATATGACTGGAATGCCAATAACCTTAGAGGTCAACTTAGTTTTGATAAAAACATAAAGGAAAGTCATCAATTATCTGCTATACTCGGTTGGGAATTAAGGCAATTAAGGACGCAAGGTTATGGAAGTAATTATTACGGATATCGAAAAGAGGTGGGTACGATCAATAACGGTCTTGACTTCGCCACATTTTTCCCTGTCAATCCTTTTGGTACTTCAAGGATACCTTCTCCTGGAGGCACGGTATATGGAATTACCAATAGATACATTTCCTACTTTAGCAATATCGGCTATACTTACAAGAACCTTTATTCTGTCACCGCAAGTGCCCGACGCGATGGCGCAAATATCTTTGGTGTTAACACAAACCAAAAAATAACGCCCTTGTGGTCGGCAGGATTTGGATGGAACTTAAGTAATGAAAAGTTTTATCATAGTGATCTTTTTCCTTACCTGAAATTAAGGGCAACCTATGGTTATAACGGCAATGTTTATTTTGGTACTGCTTACGTGACCGGTGTTTCACTTATAAGTACCGTTACAGGTCTGCCAAGGATAACCAACTTGACCGCACCTAACCCGGACCTAAGATGGGAAAAAGTTAGGAATGTAAATTTTGGACTTGATTTTAATTTGAAAGACCAAATATTATCAGGTAGCCTGGAGTATTATATCAAGAATGGTCAAGACCTTATACAACCAATAGAATTAGCCCCTTCAACAGGTTTTACTTCCTTTTCCGGAAATGCGGCAGAAACCAAGACCATAGGGGTAGACTTACAATTAACGAGCAGGAACCTGAACAGGTTACTAAAATGGAACACCACCTTAATTTTAAGTACTATTAAAAATAAGATACTCACCTATGACGTACCCCTGTCTACTTCATCTATTTCTTCTGCAGTAATTGGAGTTACCGGGAAACCGATTAATAGTATTTACAGCTACCGATGGGGCGGGCTTGATCCTGAGAATGGAGACCCATTGGGTTATATAGACGGTCAGATAAGCAAGGATTATGCTGGAATTATTAATAAGTTTCAGCCCGAGAACCTTATCTATAATGGTTCGGAAACACCAACCGTTTTTGGTAATCTGAGAAATGATTTTGCTTTCAAAGATTTCCAGCTCTCTTTTTCCATCGGCTACAAATTCGGATATTTTTTTCGCAGGTCCTCGACATTTCTCAATTACAGTGACATTCTGCGCTACGGTGGCAATAGTGATTTTGGAAACCGGTGGCAAAAAGCTGGTGACGAGCAGACAAGCTCTGTGCCTTCTGTGTTAATGGCAGAAGACGTGAATCGGAATACCTTTTACCAATATTCTGATGTATTGGTAGAAAAAGGCGATCATATCCGGTTCCAAGACATTCGGCTTAGTTATAATTTTATAAAATCCGGATGGTTGCCGCTTCGAAGTTTACAATTTTTTAGTTACCTGACCAATATAGGTATTATTTGGAGGTCAAATGATAAAGGCCTTGACCCTGACGTTTACGGGGGCTATTACACGAATCAGTTGCCAATACCATTCTCAATTTCTTTCGGTTTGAAAGCTACCTTATGA
- a CDS encoding LytR/AlgR family response regulator transcription factor, whose translation MSIRVLIVDDELHGIDGVTTLVKRVPELDLIGFETDSLTALNKIVSGIISVDLLFLDVDMPDMNGLKMSELLGDRVLIIFVTSYSHYAVDAFGPSTVDFLTKPIDPVKFMKAVQRARERLTTKPSLIHQTDQRYIFVNLSPRNIIKVKLESIFYIKSKDKELELHIGEKKPLVVKKALNCMVEILPADRFMRIHKSHIVNLDYITGIVGNQINLENSIVLVIGSTYIDAVYARFRSI comes from the coding sequence ATGAGTATTCGCGTGTTAATAGTTGATGATGAACTACATGGTATAGATGGGGTTACTACCCTTGTGAAACGGGTTCCGGAACTGGACCTGATAGGCTTTGAAACCGACTCTCTGACAGCTCTGAACAAAATTGTTTCGGGAATCATCAGTGTCGACCTGCTTTTTTTAGATGTTGATATGCCCGACATGAATGGTTTAAAAATGTCTGAGCTACTCGGTGACAGGGTATTGATCATATTTGTAACTTCTTATAGCCACTACGCTGTTGATGCCTTTGGTCCATCCACAGTTGACTTCCTTACTAAACCAATTGACCCGGTTAAATTCATGAAGGCGGTTCAACGGGCAAGAGAGCGGCTCACAACAAAACCTTCACTAATCCATCAAACCGACCAACGGTACATTTTTGTGAATCTTTCTCCGCGAAACATTATCAAAGTTAAACTGGAATCCATTTTTTATATCAAATCAAAGGATAAGGAGCTGGAGTTGCATATCGGTGAAAAGAAGCCGCTGGTTGTAAAAAAAGCATTGAATTGTATGGTCGAAATTCTTCCTGCGGACCGGTTCATGCGCATTCACAAGTCGCATATTGTAAACCTGGATTATATAACCGGAATTGTGGGGAACCAGATAAATTTGGAAAACTCGATTGTTTTAGTGATCGGCTCCACATATATAGACGCTGTTTACGCCAGGTTCAGGTCGATTTAA
- a CDS encoding RagB/SusD family nutrient uptake outer membrane protein, with protein sequence MKTNKIKIRLFHFLIMIGILFSGSCDLEDKWLDEKSKLSDVRPTTLEDFQAILDDDTWVNNKFPGIGLTGTDNYFLTDQNYNGAELLLKNSYIWAKDIYGGNMASDWNTAYVLIESTNIVLDGLKKVERTSANNFDYDRVKATALFLRSFMYYILSQTYCQTYSPDHLNLPGLVLRENSDVNQKSVRSTIAQTYERIVQDLKSAVDGLPATTPYQMRPAKFSANALLAKVYLAMEDYVQAYSYSSAALQQFSALLDFNSSQVSPTSSFRFPNYPNNPEIQFYARQNLYRTVSAQSNSQGYVDSTLYNMYELNDLRRSLFFVARNGFYQFRGNYAASNNNFAGIATNEILLIHAEAGARIGKIEEANNDLNLLLKNRYRTGTFVSLNINDPETLLFKILQERRKELPFTGQLRWEDLRRLNKDPRFAKTLIRNIDGVKYELAPNDKRYVFPIPDNEIRLSGIEQNER encoded by the coding sequence ATGAAAACAAATAAAATTAAGATACGGCTATTCCACTTTTTAATTATGATCGGGATTCTATTTTCCGGGTCATGCGATCTGGAAGATAAATGGTTAGATGAAAAATCAAAACTATCTGATGTGCGACCTACTACCTTGGAGGATTTTCAGGCAATATTGGATGATGATACTTGGGTAAATAATAAATTTCCCGGTATAGGACTGACTGGTACGGACAATTATTTCCTTACAGATCAGAATTATAATGGAGCTGAGTTGTTGCTGAAGAATTCCTATATCTGGGCTAAAGATATTTATGGCGGCAATATGGCTTCGGATTGGAATACTGCTTATGTGCTTATTGAAAGCACAAATATTGTGCTTGATGGTCTCAAAAAAGTAGAAAGGACCAGTGCAAACAACTTCGATTACGACAGGGTAAAAGCAACAGCTTTGTTTTTACGATCCTTTATGTATTATATTTTAAGCCAGACTTATTGCCAAACCTATTCCCCTGATCATCTTAACCTGCCTGGTCTGGTTTTAAGAGAGAATTCGGATGTCAATCAAAAGTCAGTTCGTTCAACTATAGCACAAACTTATGAACGCATCGTCCAGGATTTAAAATCAGCAGTTGATGGTCTGCCTGCAACTACCCCTTACCAAATGCGTCCTGCCAAATTTTCGGCAAATGCTTTGTTAGCCAAGGTTTACCTGGCTATGGAAGACTATGTACAGGCATATAGCTATTCCTCAGCAGCATTACAGCAATTCAGTGCTTTATTGGATTTCAATAGTAGCCAGGTATCGCCCACATCATCCTTCAGGTTTCCTAACTATCCTAATAATCCAGAGATCCAGTTCTATGCCCGGCAAAACCTTTACAGAACGGTTTCTGCACAATCCAATTCACAGGGATATGTGGACTCAACATTATACAACATGTACGAGCTCAATGACCTGAGACGAAGCTTGTTCTTTGTAGCAAGGAATGGCTTCTATCAATTTAGAGGGAATTACGCTGCTTCCAATAATAATTTTGCAGGCATTGCCACCAATGAGATCTTGCTGATCCACGCCGAAGCCGGTGCAAGGATTGGTAAAATCGAAGAGGCAAATAACGATTTAAACCTCCTTTTGAAAAACAGATACCGTACCGGAACATTTGTCAGCCTTAATATCAATGATCCCGAAACCCTGCTATTTAAAATACTTCAGGAAAGAAGAAAAGAACTTCCTTTTACGGGACAACTTCGTTGGGAAGACTTAAGGAGGCTAAATAAAGATCCAAGATTTGCAAAAACACTGATACGCAACATTGATGGCGTAAAATATGAACTAGCACCGAATGACAAAAGATATGTCTTCCCAATTCCGGACAATGAAATAAGGTTAAGTGGTATAGAACAAAATGAGCGATGA
- a CDS encoding histidine kinase: protein MNRKLRIHTLLLYLKATSLKLILLHIFGVMFIIGSQMLLIISAGLNITFKGWLIFVLQTLTFYAGIFWLIPIRSPKTKIIAFVGRLSVLIIGYGFLRGWIIIGGFWHADFWKFVILYDQLVLTSLQLMLVLILSFYIWLYQVGEIKGKQLVIANRKASEALEEKLRIESIMSQLQLSPHHLFGSLNYIKVKSETTNPDIAQIADLLSAILRHTLIDLRKIKKVYLSDEIDLVYNYIELHKKRSKSRVHIDYIDQFKNVGIENKIPPSILLTLTDNVLKYAILNDPDTPAQICLRQESGFMIFHTFNHKRGFPLPGRGIGLKSVRTILDYYYPEHYSLEIADNEETYSLTLKIKL from the coding sequence ATGAACCGTAAACTTAGAATTCATACCCTGCTTTTGTATCTAAAAGCCACAAGTTTAAAATTGATTTTACTGCACATTTTTGGAGTCATGTTTATAATTGGCTCCCAAATGCTACTTATTATTTCCGCTGGACTAAATATTACTTTCAAGGGCTGGCTAATCTTTGTATTACAAACCCTTACTTTTTACGCAGGTATCTTTTGGCTTATCCCAATCAGAAGCCCAAAGACAAAGATCATTGCATTTGTCGGAAGACTATCAGTTTTAATAATTGGATATGGCTTCCTACGAGGCTGGATAATTATAGGTGGTTTTTGGCACGCTGATTTTTGGAAATTCGTAATCTTATATGATCAGCTTGTTCTTACATCTTTACAACTGATGCTGGTCCTCATTTTAAGTTTTTATATATGGCTGTACCAGGTTGGCGAGATAAAAGGAAAACAACTAGTGATCGCAAATCGCAAGGCTTCCGAAGCACTTGAGGAAAAACTGCGAATTGAAAGCATAATGTCCCAATTGCAATTAAGCCCTCACCATCTCTTTGGTTCTTTAAATTATATAAAAGTAAAGTCAGAAACTACGAATCCGGATATCGCCCAAATAGCAGATTTGCTTTCCGCAATTCTCAGACATACACTAATCGACCTTCGGAAGATTAAAAAGGTGTATTTGTCAGATGAAATTGATCTTGTGTATAATTACATAGAACTTCATAAGAAAAGGTCGAAAAGCAGAGTGCATATTGATTATATAGACCAGTTCAAAAATGTAGGAATTGAAAATAAAATTCCACCCTCAATCCTTTTGACACTAACAGACAATGTTCTAAAATATGCTATACTAAATGATCCAGACACACCGGCCCAAATATGTCTCCGTCAAGAAAGCGGCTTTATGATCTTCCATACGTTCAATCATAAGCGTGGATTTCCGTTACCAGGAAGGGGCATAGGTCTAAAGAGTGTTCGGACTATATTGGATTATTACTACCCGGAACATTATTCCCTGGAGATCGCCGACAACGAGGAAACTTATTCCTTAACCCTTAAAATTAAATTATGA